A window of the Henckelia pumila isolate YLH828 chromosome 3, ASM3356847v2, whole genome shotgun sequence genome harbors these coding sequences:
- the LOC140892477 gene encoding uncharacterized protein isoform X1, translated as MKPNRSDVQLSGEAAAQVEAATRDYFDRLAPKRPTKPQRSEHHTNHADASFSSAVDSNIPELVQFQILEEEDTQKLQLNKVDDDDDEEFTETEYYRDLNCVDKNHHTTGTGFIKADDTKGKGKCFSLTQDSSSVTQHHHSCTGNPATNDWIPAKGDDMVNFISGKPNRSERD; from the exons ATGAAGCCAAACCGTAGCGACGTTCAATTAAGCGGAGAGGCGGCGGCGCAAGTGGAAGCGGCCACCAGAGATTACTTCGACCGACTGGCGCCCAAGCGCCCCACAAAGCCTCAGCGCAGCGAACACCACACCAACCATGCGGATGCTTCTTTCTCCTCCGCCGTCGACTCCAATATTCCTGAACTTGTCCAATTTCAAATTCTCGAGGAAGAAGACACTCAG AAATTGCAGCTAAACAaagttgatgatgatgatgatgaggagTTTACGGAAACAGAATACTACAGAGACCTCAATTGCGTTGATAAGAACCATCATACT ACGGGAACAGGATTCATAAAAGCGGATGACACAAAAGGGAAAGGGAAATGTTTCAGCCTCACACAAGATTCTTCTTCTGTTACCCAACACCATCACTCATGCACGGGAAACCCTGCTACTAATGACTGGATTCCAGCCAAAGGTGATGATATG GTGAATTTCATCTCTGGCAAGCCCAACCGGAGTGAGCGAGATTAA
- the LOC140892477 gene encoding uncharacterized protein isoform X2, with protein sequence MKPNRSDVQLSGEAAAQVEAATRDYFDRLAPKRPTKPQRSEHHTNHADASFSSAVDSNIPELVQFQILEEEDTQKLQLNKVDDDDDEEFTETEYYRDLNCVDKNHHTTGTGFIKADDTKGKGKCFSLTQDSSSVTQHHHSCTGNPATNDWIPAKGEFHLWQAQPE encoded by the exons ATGAAGCCAAACCGTAGCGACGTTCAATTAAGCGGAGAGGCGGCGGCGCAAGTGGAAGCGGCCACCAGAGATTACTTCGACCGACTGGCGCCCAAGCGCCCCACAAAGCCTCAGCGCAGCGAACACCACACCAACCATGCGGATGCTTCTTTCTCCTCCGCCGTCGACTCCAATATTCCTGAACTTGTCCAATTTCAAATTCTCGAGGAAGAAGACACTCAG AAATTGCAGCTAAACAaagttgatgatgatgatgatgaggagTTTACGGAAACAGAATACTACAGAGACCTCAATTGCGTTGATAAGAACCATCATACT ACGGGAACAGGATTCATAAAAGCGGATGACACAAAAGGGAAAGGGAAATGTTTCAGCCTCACACAAGATTCTTCTTCTGTTACCCAACACCATCACTCATGCACGGGAAACCCTGCTACTAATGACTGGATTCCAGCCAAAG GTGAATTTCATCTCTGGCAAGCCCAACCGGAGTGA